A genomic stretch from Ureibacillus composti includes:
- a CDS encoding VOC family protein, with protein MGRVLHFEIHVSDMERAKTFYGEVFGWQFQDWTEYAGMPYFGAVTGDDSEMGINGALMQRRGPAPEAGQSLNGYACTLGVENYDQTEDKILSNGGTVALPKYALPGMAWQGYYLDPEGNIFGIHQPDKNAK; from the coding sequence ATGGGACGAGTACTTCATTTTGAGATTCATGTAAGTGATATGGAAAGAGCTAAAACCTTTTACGGAGAAGTGTTTGGTTGGCAATTTCAAGATTGGACTGAGTATGCGGGGATGCCATACTTTGGTGCAGTAACAGGTGATGACAGTGAAATGGGTATCAATGGAGCCTTAATGCAGCGTAGAGGTCCGGCTCCAGAAGCAGGTCAGAGTTTAAATGGATATGCTTGTACATTGGGCGTTGAAAACTATGATCAAACAGAAGATAAAATTTTAAGTAATGGTGGAACTGTCGCGTTACCGAAATACGCTTTGCCAGGAATGGCGTGGCAAGGCTACTATCTTGACCCAGAAGGCAATATCTTTGGTATTCATCAACCAGATAAGAATGCAAAGTAG
- a CDS encoding aminodeoxychorismate/anthranilate synthase component II — translation MILLIDNYDSFTYNLVQYIRNIGEELVVFRNDQITLEQISEIHPDYILLSPGPGNPSTAGICLRLVERFYQEIPIFGVCLGQQIIAEAFGGIVKKAKQPMHGKTSMITHDKHSVFDGLPSPLKVTRYHSLVVDEATLPSCLVVTARTEDGEIMALRHSDYPVEGVQFHPESIMTENGLQMMRNFFQNTIVKER, via the coding sequence TTGATACTATTAATAGACAACTATGACTCATTTACATACAACTTAGTTCAGTATATTCGAAACATCGGTGAAGAGTTGGTTGTCTTCCGAAACGACCAAATCACATTAGAACAAATTTCGGAGATCCATCCAGATTACATACTCCTTTCACCAGGGCCTGGAAACCCTTCTACTGCTGGCATATGCTTAAGGTTGGTGGAGCGGTTTTATCAAGAAATTCCAATCTTTGGTGTTTGTCTTGGGCAGCAAATTATTGCTGAAGCCTTTGGGGGCATTGTCAAAAAAGCAAAACAGCCCATGCACGGGAAGACTTCCATGATTACACACGACAAGCATTCAGTGTTTGATGGCCTCCCTTCCCCACTAAAAGTAACGCGCTATCATTCATTAGTAGTAGATGAAGCTACGCTACCAAGTTGTTTAGTCGTAACTGCTAGAACTGAAGATGGAGAAATTATGGCGCTTCGTCATAGTGATTATCCGGTGGAAGGCGTGCAATTCCACCCTGAATCCATCATGACGGAAAATGGTCTTCAAATGATGCGAAATTTCTTTCAAAACACGATAGTAAAGGAAAGATAA
- a CDS encoding peptidoglycan recognition family protein produces the protein MEIEIVQKNFQFLEPFELLEEVKNIIVHHTSRVNMTAEQCHEFHQKERGWSGIGYNFFIEKDGTIVEGRGHHVGAHAYGFNRTSIGICMTGDFDIETPTYKQWTSFLKLSDYIMKQYQLGPHQVLGHRELEGVQKSCPGKLVNLNEVRHQIAEYLH, from the coding sequence ATGGAAATAGAAATCGTACAAAAGAACTTTCAATTCCTTGAACCATTCGAGCTGTTGGAAGAGGTAAAGAATATTATTGTACATCATACCTCCCGTGTGAATATGACCGCTGAGCAATGCCATGAATTTCATCAAAAAGAGCGCGGTTGGAGTGGGATTGGTTATAACTTTTTTATTGAAAAAGACGGGACGATTGTTGAAGGAAGAGGTCATCATGTAGGTGCACATGCTTACGGATTTAACCGAACATCAATAGGCATCTGCATGACGGGGGATTTTGATATTGAGACCCCAACCTATAAGCAGTGGACATCGTTTTTGAAATTAAGTGATTATATTATGAAGCAATACCAACTTGGCCCCCACCAAGTTCTTGGACACCGTGAATTAGAAGGGGTTCAAAAAAGCTGCCCTGGGAAGTTAGTTAATTTAAATGAAGTGCGCCATCAAATTGCGGAGTACTTACATTAG
- a CDS encoding polysaccharide deacetylase family protein produces MLKLIGQLQQRWRLGRKYFMLSLSLAIVLMLVCGSFPISYNAAFHDSDSNTKLISKKEEIDSLREQIEEFSQQNNVEPIDAKVDKVWKAIPGYNGLRVDMEASLNKMKSKGKFDENKIIYKEISPKVHLEDLDPQPIYRGNPQKPMVTLLINVAWGNEFIPPILKALKDHKVKATFSFDGSWVKKNPELAKIIYKEGHEIGNHAYSHPDLQKRSEAETMDELKKTNDVIQETLGLTPKWFGPPSGSFNQTTVNVAHQLNMKTILWTVDTVDWKKPETSEMVNRIVSNVENGSIVLMHPTKPVAEGLDAMISGIKEKGLKLGTISDLMSEKRIDE; encoded by the coding sequence ATGTTAAAACTTATTGGGCAATTACAGCAAAGATGGAGACTAGGGAGAAAGTATTTTATGCTCTCCTTATCGCTTGCGATTGTATTGATGTTAGTATGCGGTAGCTTTCCTATTTCATACAATGCCGCGTTTCACGATTCCGATAGTAATACAAAGCTAATTTCCAAAAAGGAAGAAATCGATAGTCTTCGTGAACAAATTGAAGAATTTAGTCAACAAAATAACGTTGAACCGATTGATGCAAAAGTTGATAAGGTGTGGAAGGCAATCCCCGGATACAATGGATTGCGTGTAGATATGGAAGCAAGTTTGAACAAGATGAAATCAAAAGGCAAGTTTGATGAAAATAAGATTATATATAAGGAAATTTCGCCAAAAGTCCATTTAGAAGATTTAGACCCTCAACCAATTTACAGGGGTAATCCGCAAAAACCTATGGTGACTTTGCTTATTAATGTTGCCTGGGGGAACGAATTTATCCCACCAATTTTGAAAGCCTTAAAAGATCACAAAGTCAAAGCGACTTTCTCCTTTGATGGCAGCTGGGTAAAAAAGAATCCCGAACTTGCAAAGATCATCTATAAGGAAGGTCATGAAATAGGAAATCATGCTTATAGTCATCCTGATCTTCAAAAGCGTTCTGAGGCAGAAACTATGGACGAATTGAAAAAAACGAATGATGTTATTCAAGAAACTCTTGGACTAACACCTAAGTGGTTTGGACCGCCAAGTGGGAGCTTTAATCAGACAACAGTGAATGTAGCCCACCAATTAAACATGAAAACCATACTATGGACAGTGGATACGGTGGATTGGAAAAAACCAGAAACTTCAGAAATGGTGAATCGCATCGTTTCTAATGTTGAAAACGGATCAATAGTTCTTATGCACCCAACAAAACCCGTAGCAGAAGGGCTAGATGCTATGATATCTGGTATTAAAGAAAAAGGCCTGAAACTCGGAACCATAAGTGATCTGATGAGTGAAAAACGGATAGATGAATGA
- a CDS encoding gamma-glutamylcyclotransferase family protein, with translation MNKIFVYGTLRNGEENAHLLNNAICLDKNCWTYGLLYDTGCGYPAIAPSTTYKTYGELYLVTDYELKLLDELEDYEEDGTDNLYDRVEQEIFTSNGESTTAYVYVANKEELKVKDIPSGDWIEFRLLSKK, from the coding sequence TTGAACAAAATTTTCGTTTACGGAACCTTACGTAACGGGGAAGAAAATGCGCATTTATTAAACAATGCCATATGTTTAGATAAGAACTGTTGGACGTATGGCTTATTGTATGACACAGGCTGCGGCTATCCAGCAATTGCTCCTTCGACAACTTATAAAACATACGGTGAGCTTTATTTGGTAACTGACTATGAATTAAAACTGTTAGATGAATTAGAAGATTATGAGGAAGACGGAACTGACAATTTATACGACCGTGTAGAACAAGAAATTTTCACATCTAATGGTGAGTCAACTACCGCCTATGTGTATGTTGCAAATAAAGAAGAGTTGAAAGTTAAAGATATTCCTTCTGGAGATTGGATTGAATTCAGGTTGTTATCAAAAAAGTAA
- a CDS encoding VOC family protein, whose translation MKPRISVLTIGVDNLERSLKFYRDGLGLSTEGIVGKEFEHGAVAFFDLQAGLKLAIWNRKDIAHDTKITEITPSPTEFTIGHNVETKEEVDLVIAQAEKAGAVITVRPHDTFWGGYSGYFQDPDGHLWEVVWNPDWVFND comes from the coding sequence ATGAAACCTAGAATTTCGGTCCTTACAATCGGTGTCGATAATTTAGAAAGATCATTAAAATTTTATCGGGATGGACTGGGACTATCTACAGAAGGAATCGTTGGTAAAGAATTTGAGCATGGTGCAGTCGCATTTTTTGATTTACAAGCAGGATTGAAACTGGCAATTTGGAATCGTAAAGACATCGCCCATGATACAAAGATTACTGAAATCACACCAAGTCCTACTGAATTTACGATTGGCCATAATGTTGAAACGAAAGAAGAGGTTGATTTAGTTATAGCACAGGCAGAAAAAGCGGGAGCTGTAATTACAGTTAGACCTCATGATACCTTTTGGGGAGGATACTCAGGATATTTCCAAGATCCAGATGGACATTTGTGGGAAGTCGTTTGGAATCCCGATTGGGTGTTTAATGATTAA
- a CDS encoding IclR family transcriptional regulator: MPIIQSVARSLEILELFDEHTRELSIKEISNKLDLHKSTVHSLLKTLMHYGYVKQNAATSDYLLGWKLYERGNLVVSQLDLRSIARVHLEELNEQTNKTVHLVQLIGEDAVYIDKINGTGSLVVHSRIGKRVQLHSSAVGKVLAAHLDSKDFAKIFNGYEFVKRTPNSIESMEEFLEEIKRVRTEQFAIDNEENEEGIICFALPIRDYSKKVIAAVSISTPKAIFTEEIAERNKHYLRICVNHISKELGYIESTNSERGLA; encoded by the coding sequence ATGCCAATTATTCAATCAGTAGCAAGATCTTTAGAAATACTAGAATTATTTGATGAACATACTCGTGAGTTATCCATTAAAGAGATTAGTAACAAGCTAGATCTTCATAAAAGTACAGTTCATTCCTTATTAAAAACGTTAATGCATTACGGGTATGTGAAACAAAATGCTGCGACAAGTGATTATCTACTTGGTTGGAAGTTGTATGAACGTGGAAACTTAGTAGTTAGTCAACTAGATTTACGTTCTATTGCACGGGTACATCTTGAAGAGTTAAACGAGCAAACAAATAAAACCGTTCACTTAGTGCAATTAATCGGTGAAGATGCAGTGTATATTGACAAAATTAACGGAACAGGTAGCTTAGTCGTTCATTCACGAATTGGGAAACGCGTTCAACTGCATTCATCGGCAGTAGGAAAAGTACTTGCTGCACATTTAGATTCAAAAGATTTTGCAAAAATCTTTAATGGCTATGAATTTGTCAAAAGAACGCCGAATTCCATCGAATCTATGGAAGAATTTTTGGAAGAAATAAAAAGAGTACGTACAGAACAATTTGCTATTGATAATGAAGAAAATGAAGAAGGGATTATCTGCTTCGCTTTACCAATTCGGGATTATTCCAAAAAGGTCATTGCAGCAGTTAGTATATCCACACCTAAAGCCATTTTTACAGAAGAAATTGCAGAAAGAAATAAACATTATTTACGCATTTGCGTCAATCACATTTCTAAAGAATTGGGATATATCGAAAGCACAAATTCAGAAAGGGGTTTAGCTTAA
- the sstT gene encoding serine/threonine transporter SstT, translating to MKALFKKWNDISLVKRIIVGLVIGIILGLTIPEQASIVSIFGKLFVSALKAVAPVLVLVLVINAIAGQKSGKKTNMKSILILYLLGTFSAGVVAAVVSYIFPTTLTLNDSATDVAPPSGVGQVLETLLFNVATNPITAIADANYIGILAWAVVLGITLKKASDTTKTVLQNISDAVSTVVQWVISLAPFGIMGLVFDTIASNGLSTLGEYGRLLLVLIGAMLIVTFVINPLLVFIWARRNPYPLVFTSIKESGIYAFFTRSSAANIPVNMRLCEKLGLDKDTYSVSIPLGATINMEGAAITISVLSLAAAFTLGIEIDLMTAIILMVVSAISAAGASGVAGGSLLLVPVACSILGISDDIAMQVVAIGFIIGVIQDSVETALNSSSDIVFTAAADYARERKEGLKEAHKEALNQ from the coding sequence ATGAAAGCGTTATTTAAAAAATGGAATGATATTAGCCTTGTAAAAAGAATCATAGTGGGGCTTGTAATAGGGATTATTTTGGGATTAACGATTCCAGAGCAAGCTAGTATTGTATCAATCTTTGGGAAGCTATTTGTAAGTGCTTTAAAAGCCGTTGCTCCAGTATTAGTTTTAGTATTAGTTATTAATGCGATTGCTGGTCAAAAAAGTGGTAAGAAAACGAATATGAAATCAATTCTTATATTATACCTACTTGGGACATTTTCAGCTGGAGTGGTAGCTGCTGTGGTGAGTTATATTTTCCCAACAACATTAACTCTGAATGATTCAGCTACAGATGTAGCACCTCCAAGTGGAGTAGGACAAGTCCTTGAAACGCTTCTGTTTAATGTCGCAACAAATCCAATTACAGCAATTGCAGATGCAAATTATATTGGAATTTTAGCGTGGGCAGTTGTCCTAGGTATTACATTGAAAAAAGCTAGTGACACAACTAAAACAGTTCTTCAAAATATTTCAGATGCCGTTTCTACAGTTGTACAATGGGTTATTAGTTTAGCTCCATTCGGTATTATGGGATTAGTGTTTGATACAATTGCATCAAACGGATTATCCACACTAGGGGAATATGGTAGATTATTATTAGTATTAATAGGTGCAATGTTAATTGTCACATTTGTGATAAATCCATTATTAGTGTTTATTTGGGCTAGAAGAAATCCTTATCCACTTGTTTTTACAAGTATTAAAGAAAGTGGTATTTATGCATTCTTCACACGTAGCTCAGCTGCAAATATTCCGGTAAATATGCGTTTATGTGAAAAATTAGGATTAGATAAGGATACTTATTCCGTTTCTATTCCTCTAGGTGCAACAATTAACATGGAAGGTGCGGCAATTACCATTTCTGTATTATCGCTAGCTGCGGCATTTACACTAGGTATTGAAATTGATTTAATGACTGCCATCATCTTAATGGTAGTGTCTGCAATTTCTGCGGCAGGGGCATCAGGGGTAGCTGGTGGATCACTATTATTAGTTCCAGTTGCATGTAGTATTCTAGGAATTTCTGATGATATCGCAATGCAAGTAGTAGCAATCGGCTTTATTATCGGTGTAATCCAAGATTCAGTTGAAACAGCGTTAAACTCTTCTTCTGACATTGTCTTTACAGCAGCAGCAGATTATGCGAGAGAGCGTAAAGAAGGGCTAAAAGAAGCTCATAAAGAGGCTTTAAATCAATAG
- a CDS encoding ATP-grasp domain-containing protein, with protein MGIVENVKDRIAILGWSQQAIEAIGKMNRPYIVVAPFEFQAYANVFGIPFIPWQFEWAIEEAHQLYETLKLWNTKLAIPIYEETVEWAGAINAKLENNPRLFQQSMLFRDKGLMKRKAQLAGMRVGIFEEAQNKQDIYYFLKRMNETMLKVNGEVNELIHVKPFNKAGTVGHRIIQSAQDIEAIDDQEFPLLMESHLNGKEFCCEVFVHNCKIRFLNITEYVKLGHSNFVPASPSLEKWRANVTREIEKLVDAFEFNYGILHAEFFVTSDGTLNFGEVGARVPGGHIFEHIERVYGFNPFQGQILCSDPDTTDAEIEAFFPEEVVSAKGYAGIIMVYPHFNVINQLTIPEKIKNHPYYVRHEMFNPDSQMQVPVRVGTGNHYGSIYFFGQDADEMSYILNEYLYYDFYK; from the coding sequence ATGGGAATAGTAGAGAATGTGAAAGATAGAATCGCAATACTAGGATGGAGCCAACAAGCAATTGAAGCAATTGGTAAAATGAATCGTCCTTATATCGTCGTAGCACCGTTTGAATTTCAAGCCTATGCCAATGTGTTTGGCATCCCATTTATCCCATGGCAATTTGAGTGGGCTATTGAAGAAGCGCATCAACTCTATGAAACATTGAAACTTTGGAATACTAAATTGGCGATTCCAATTTATGAAGAAACGGTTGAGTGGGCAGGGGCAATAAATGCAAAACTAGAAAACAACCCACGACTATTCCAACAATCGATGCTTTTCAGAGACAAAGGGTTAATGAAACGTAAAGCACAATTAGCTGGCATGCGTGTTGGCATTTTTGAAGAAGCACAAAATAAGCAAGATATTTATTATTTTTTAAAGAGAATGAATGAAACGATGCTAAAGGTTAATGGAGAGGTTAACGAACTGATTCATGTTAAGCCTTTTAACAAAGCAGGTACTGTTGGTCATCGAATCATTCAAAGTGCACAAGACATTGAAGCAATTGATGATCAAGAATTTCCTCTGTTGATGGAATCACATTTAAATGGGAAAGAATTTTGTTGTGAAGTTTTTGTTCATAACTGCAAGATTAGATTTTTAAATATTACCGAATATGTAAAACTAGGCCACTCTAATTTCGTTCCAGCATCTCCATCCCTTGAAAAATGGAGAGCAAATGTTACCCGCGAAATAGAGAAACTCGTAGATGCCTTTGAATTCAATTATGGCATCCTGCATGCCGAATTTTTTGTGACATCTGATGGGACGTTGAATTTTGGAGAAGTGGGGGCTCGTGTTCCGGGGGGACATATATTTGAGCATATTGAAAGGGTTTATGGCTTTAACCCATTCCAAGGTCAAATCCTTTGCAGTGACCCCGATACAACTGATGCAGAAATAGAAGCCTTTTTCCCCGAAGAAGTCGTTTCGGCAAAAGGCTACGCAGGTATTATCATGGTCTATCCGCATTTTAATGTAATTAATCAACTCACGATCCCGGAGAAAATCAAAAATCATCCATATTATGTACGGCATGAAATGTTTAATCCTGACTCACAAATGCAAGTGCCAGTACGAGTGGGAACGGGAAATCATTACGGGTCAATTTATTTTTTTGGCCAAGATGCAGATGAAATGTCGTATATCTTAAACGAGTATTTATATTATGATTTTTATAAATAA
- the pabB gene encoding aminodeoxychorismate synthase component I — protein MKNSNEPLLSFEFAQSNGQIHPLTFRNPLKVITADTLDEVLPCFQLVQEAISEGYYAAGFVSYESAPAFDSAFEVRDGHAMPLLWFGIFAEPQRQALESSGSYQLSEWKPSVSMDEYRNAISSIKQGIEDGVTYQTNYTIRLNSVFQGDDLAFFDQLRRAQSSNYCAYINTGEHSILSASPELFFHLEEHQISTRPMKGTISRGKTLLEDRQNAEWLFQSEKNRAENLMIVDLLRNDLSMIATPHSVEVPKLFDIEPYPTVHQMTSTITATIKPNTQLVDIFKALFPCGSITGAPKISTMEKIAELESTPRDVYCGAIGYITPNHEAIFNVPIRTVVIDQKTSIATYGVGGGITWDSTTEDEYDEILAKAKLLEVERPVFQLLESLLLKDGEIFLLEEHLNRLQNSAEYFGFELNEDAVRSQLLHFASENSVGEFKIRLVVENHGDLKIEGQVITQPKIPLKVMLADKPVDQNNPFLYHKTTNRAVYSNYQLKFPDVYDVLLWNKDGELTEFTNGNVVLEIDGVNYTPPIRSGLLAGTFRESLLREDIIQEKLLTVQDLKKASKIWFINSVRKWLEVELVD, from the coding sequence ATGAAAAATAGTAATGAACCTCTATTATCCTTTGAATTTGCACAATCGAACGGACAAATTCATCCCCTAACATTTCGGAATCCGTTGAAAGTAATTACGGCTGATACACTAGATGAAGTACTGCCATGCTTTCAACTTGTCCAAGAAGCGATTTCTGAAGGATACTATGCAGCTGGGTTTGTATCGTATGAAAGTGCACCTGCTTTTGATTCGGCATTTGAAGTAAGAGATGGACATGCAATGCCGTTATTATGGTTTGGCATTTTTGCTGAACCTCAAAGACAGGCGCTTGAAAGTAGTGGAAGTTATCAACTTTCGGAATGGAAACCATCCGTCTCAATGGATGAATACCGAAATGCGATTTCGTCTATTAAACAAGGTATTGAAGACGGTGTTACTTATCAAACCAACTATACGATTCGACTTAATTCAGTTTTTCAAGGAGACGACCTGGCATTTTTTGATCAATTAAGACGGGCCCAATCATCCAACTACTGTGCCTATATCAATACGGGCGAACACAGTATTTTATCGGCCTCTCCTGAGCTATTTTTCCATTTGGAAGAGCATCAAATCAGCACGCGCCCAATGAAAGGTACTATTTCGCGAGGCAAGACCCTCTTGGAGGACCGTCAAAATGCAGAATGGCTCTTTCAATCGGAGAAAAATCGTGCAGAAAATTTGATGATTGTCGATTTACTTCGCAATGACTTGAGTATGATTGCAACACCACATTCTGTTGAAGTACCAAAGCTTTTTGACATTGAGCCTTATCCAACAGTTCATCAAATGACGTCAACGATCACTGCAACGATTAAACCAAATACGCAACTTGTTGATATTTTTAAGGCACTCTTCCCTTGTGGTTCCATTACGGGTGCACCGAAAATTAGCACGATGGAAAAAATTGCTGAGTTGGAATCCACTCCACGTGATGTGTATTGCGGGGCGATTGGTTACATCACGCCAAACCACGAAGCAATTTTTAATGTACCTATTCGAACAGTTGTCATTGACCAAAAAACTAGCATTGCGACTTATGGTGTTGGTGGAGGCATCACATGGGACTCCACAACAGAAGATGAATACGATGAAATCCTAGCAAAAGCAAAATTATTAGAAGTAGAACGACCTGTATTTCAACTGCTAGAAAGCTTATTACTGAAAGATGGCGAAATTTTCTTGCTTGAGGAACATTTAAATCGGCTTCAAAATTCTGCCGAATATTTTGGGTTTGAACTGAATGAAGATGCTGTCCGTAGTCAATTGCTTCATTTTGCATCTGAAAATAGTGTAGGTGAATTCAAAATCCGTCTTGTAGTTGAGAATCATGGAGATCTAAAAATCGAAGGTCAAGTAATCACACAGCCGAAAATTCCTTTGAAGGTAATGCTTGCGGACAAACCAGTCGATCAAAACAACCCGTTTTTATATCATAAAACAACGAACCGAGCAGTTTATTCGAATTATCAACTGAAGTTCCCTGATGTCTACGATGTACTTTTATGGAATAAAGATGGTGAATTAACCGAATTTACAAATGGGAATGTCGTTTTGGAAATTGATGGAGTAAACTACACTCCCCCCATTAGGAGTGGTTTACTTGCTGGGACATTTCGTGAATCGCTTTTGCGCGAAGACATTATTCAAGAAAAGCTTTTAACTGTTCAAGACTTAAAGAAAGCTTCGAAGATTTGGTTTATTAATAGTGTGCGGAAATGGTTAGAGGTTGAGTTGGTAGATTGA
- a CDS encoding M20/M25/M40 family metallo-hydrolase, producing the protein MNMKWNTTEKLKNLLFELVSWESETLTEGEQEFSRKLVSKLHELSYFQHHPENLQVSEVDYDRQVVSALYKQEGIRDTVVLISHFDTVQFDEYGSFKPLATKPEELTNAFLANPNLLNESARKDLQSGDYLFGRGVMDMKMGLSLHMQLLERAIEEEWPINLLLLTVPDEEVNSAGMRQAVKHLATLKEAKDLNIVLFLNSEPSFTQDPDDTSEYIYSGTIGKIMPAALFYGKETHVGEPFKGMTAAFMSAFLTTEMEWSEKFKEEQFGETTPLPVSLQLKDLKDRYSTQTPYRAVSLYNVFLLKRSAEEIMTIFEEVATTAMAKCQERYEEVCARHGAKAVGKIRVIRFEDLQKYALEKLGKQSVNDIINSVIINNSLDDREKSLKIADQLMINCQELAPATVLLFAPPYYPPANSSDDPLVKGAISILLDEAKKYDIPLEQIHYFNGICDLSYCQSNETKDWQSYERNTPVWGKTYDIPFKDIAKIGAPVLNVGPFGKDPHQISERLHIKSGLEEMPELLYKLIQYVMTQRKETKI; encoded by the coding sequence ATGAATATGAAATGGAATACGACTGAGAAATTAAAAAATTTGCTTTTTGAGCTTGTGAGTTGGGAAAGTGAAACATTAACCGAAGGCGAACAAGAATTTTCAAGAAAGCTCGTTTCAAAGTTACATGAACTATCCTATTTTCAACATCATCCAGAGAATTTGCAAGTAAGCGAAGTCGATTATGATAGACAAGTTGTTTCGGCTCTGTATAAACAAGAGGGAATACGTGATACCGTTGTATTAATTAGTCATTTTGACACTGTCCAATTCGATGAATACGGATCTTTTAAACCTTTAGCGACAAAACCAGAGGAACTGACGAACGCATTTTTAGCAAATCCGAATTTATTAAATGAATCTGCAAGAAAAGATCTTCAATCAGGAGATTATTTATTTGGTCGAGGCGTTATGGACATGAAGATGGGTCTATCCCTTCATATGCAATTACTCGAACGGGCGATCGAAGAAGAGTGGCCTATAAATCTTCTCTTACTAACTGTACCTGATGAAGAAGTAAACTCGGCTGGTATGCGTCAGGCCGTAAAACATCTTGCTACATTGAAGGAAGCGAAAGATTTAAACATTGTACTATTTTTAAATAGTGAACCGTCCTTTACACAAGACCCAGATGATACAAGTGAATATATATATTCGGGAACGATTGGTAAAATCATGCCGGCCGCACTATTTTATGGGAAGGAAACCCATGTAGGCGAACCATTTAAGGGCATGACTGCTGCGTTTATGAGTGCCTTTTTAACAACGGAAATGGAATGGAGCGAAAAATTCAAAGAAGAACAGTTTGGGGAAACGACACCATTACCTGTTTCTTTACAATTGAAGGACTTGAAGGATCGCTATTCTACTCAAACACCTTATCGAGCGGTTTCTTTATACAATGTATTTTTATTAAAACGAAGCGCTGAGGAAATTATGACGATTTTTGAAGAAGTGGCAACTACTGCCATGGCAAAATGTCAGGAACGCTATGAAGAAGTATGTGCTCGACACGGAGCGAAAGCTGTCGGGAAAATTCGGGTCATCCGCTTTGAAGATTTACAAAAATATGCTTTAGAAAAATTAGGAAAACAAAGCGTTAATGACATTATTAATAGCGTCATCATTAATAATTCCCTAGATGATCGTGAAAAGTCGTTGAAAATTGCCGACCAATTAATGATTAATTGTCAAGAACTAGCTCCGGCTACAGTTTTACTATTTGCGCCACCATATTATCCACCTGCAAACTCTTCAGATGATCCTTTAGTAAAAGGTGCCATCTCTATTTTATTAGACGAAGCAAAGAAATATGACATTCCTCTTGAACAAATTCACTATTTTAACGGTATTTGTGATTTAAGCTATTGTCAATCTAATGAAACGAAAGATTGGCAATCCTATGAGCGAAACACACCAGTATGGGGTAAAACCTATGATATTCCGTTTAAAGACATTGCAAAAATTGGTGCCCCTGTCCTAAATGTCGGTCCATTCGGCAAAGATCCCCATCAAATTTCAGAACGATTGCATATAAAAAGTGGCCTAGAAGAAATGCCAGAACTGCTATATAAGTTGATACAATATGTGATGACACAAAGGAAAGAGACTAAAATTTAA